ATGGGGATGACATACAGGCGTTAGTCGATGTCAGTTGCGAAATAGAAAAGGGTGAATTCGTCTTTCTTACCGGCCCTTCGGGTGCAGGCAAATCTACCTTGATGCGTCTGATTTTTTGCGCTGAAAGACCAACGCGCGGGCAACTATTAGTTGGAGGGCGCAATATCGCACGGTTGTCTGCGCGGGCAGTACCGTATTTGCGGCGCAATATCGGCGTTGTCTTTCAAGATTTCAAATTATTACCGCGTTCAACTGTAGCACAAAATGTTGCCATGGCTCTTGAAGTTGTCGGTGCCAAACCACGCATTGTGCGACAAAAAACTTATGCAATTTTAAAACAAGTTGGCTTAGTGCATCGTATTCATCACTTACCCCCTCGCCTTTCAGGTGGTGAACAACAGCGTGTTGCTATCGCTCGTGCTTTAGTAAATGAACCGCAAATTCTTCTCGCTGATGAACCAACTGGAAATCTTGATCATGAGCGCGCCCAAGAAATCATGGATTTACTCGAAGCTGCTAACGCTAAAGGTACAACCATTATGGTAGCCACCCACGACCAACGCTTGCTTGAACGCAGCAAACGAGTCGTCTCTTTAACCCAAGGTCGATTATCGAGTTAATTATGATAGCGCGCTTAATATATTTTATTAATAAAGCTCTGGCCTCAATAAAAGAGTCGCTTTGGATTAGCGTGATTACCACGGTTACTATCGCCGTTGTTTTACTCGCACTTGGCTCGTACACTTTAGTAGTACGTAATTTATCGCAACTTGCACAAGTATGGGGCAAAGTCGCCTCAGTAGCAGTATATCTGCAAGATGGTATAAGCGAAACCCAATGGGAATCTTTACGCATTGAACTTGCCAAACATCGTTTAGTAACACAAGCAACACTCATTCGCCCACAAGAAGCATTAGCGCGTTTTAAAACTCGCGGCCCTGAAGCAGCAGCGCTGGTAGAAGGTGTAGATGCTCGTATTTTACCAGCTTATATTGGCTTAATGCTAGCGCCTGGTAGTAGTGATCTTACTAGTGTTAGTGTTCTGGCAAAAGAGCTTGAAGCAAAGCCAGAAGTAGCCTTGGTTGATTATGGTCGTGAAGAATTTCAACGCCTACAAGCGCTATTAAATCTTTTGCACTATGCCGGTATCATCGGTGCCCTTTTAATCGCCTGTGCTACAATATTCATTGTAGCTAATACGGTGAGGCTAACTGCATATGCGCGACGCGAAGAAATTGGCATTCTCGGCCTAGTTGGTGCAACCACTTGGTTTATTCGTATTCCCTTTGTCATTGAAGGGGCGATTTGGGGAGCAGCCGGCGGCTTGCTTGCTGCAATTATCATGTGGCTGCTTGATCGCTTGGTAGCACCTACTATTTCAAATATAATTGCTGATGTACTTGGTGGTTTGCAAATACGCTTATTTGCACCTGAAGTAGCTTTGGCAGCAATTGTTGGTGGTATTATCTTAGCTGCGATTGCCAGTGGTATTGCCGTACGACGTTTTCTTGATACGGAGTTGCGGTGATTGCTTATCTTCTTGCATCCTCGTTGCTGGCAATTAGCGCCGGTTCAGTTTTAGCTGAACTTGAACAATTTGATCGCCGGCTGGTTAACACCGAACTACAAATACAAGAATTAGAATCGCAACGTGCAACCTTAGTGGTCGATATTGCAGGTTTGTCAGCTGAGCAAGCAACTGCAAAGATCCGCGAACAAGAAGCTTTTACAAATTACCGTATGCGAGTGAGGGCTTTAGCGCGTATGCCCGTGGGTGCACGCGTTATACTATTAGGTAATTCTAGCTCTCTACCTGATTATTTAGAAACCTCACAGATTTTACGCTGGGTTGCTACTCATGACCGTAAATTACATAAAAAATATTTAACGCAATCTTTGCAACTAAAAATGTTAAAACGCGAAATTGTTTCTCGCGAACAAAAACTGCAAAATACTATTGATAATATTCGCAAACAACGAACTCAACTTGCCCGCAAACGCCAAGAACGTGCCAATTTTCTGCGCTCACTACTTGCTAACCGCGATAGCATAAATGGTGCTGCTGCAACAAAACGTCAAGCTCACAATAATATGTCTCTATTGTTAAGCAAGCTTCATCCAATAGGACAACTAAATGAAGTTTTCGCTAAAAACAAAGGCAAACTACCTTGGCCGACAGCCGGTAAAATAGGTGCTGGTTTCGGCGATACTATCGAACCGCTTTACGGTACTAAAATATCGCATTCGGGTCTCGATTTTCTTGCTGCTAATGGGACTCCGGTAGCATCAGTGGCTGCGGGCAATGTGGTATTCGCTGGCTGGCTTAATGGTTATGGTCAATTAATAATTATTGATCATGGCAATGATTATCACACTCTTTATGCCCACTTATCATTAATAAAAGTTATGGTTGATGATACGGTGGCCCAAGGGGCGATGATTGGCGCAGTTGGTGACACTGGTTCACTAACCGGTACACACTTATACTTTGAACTGCGACATCAAGGTATTGC
Above is a genomic segment from Deltaproteobacteria bacterium containing:
- the ftsE gene encoding cell division ATP-binding protein FtsE, with the protein product MIQLFHVYKSYGDDIQALVDVSCEIEKGEFVFLTGPSGAGKSTLMRLIFCAERPTRGQLLVGGRNIARLSARAVPYLRRNIGVVFQDFKLLPRSTVAQNVAMALEVVGAKPRIVRQKTYAILKQVGLVHRIHHLPPRLSGGEQQRVAIARALVNEPQILLADEPTGNLDHERAQEIMDLLEAANAKGTTIMVATHDQRLLERSKRVVSLTQGRLSS
- a CDS encoding ABC transporter permease; this encodes MIARLIYFINKALASIKESLWISVITTVTIAVVLLALGSYTLVVRNLSQLAQVWGKVASVAVYLQDGISETQWESLRIELAKHRLVTQATLIRPQEALARFKTRGPEAAALVEGVDARILPAYIGLMLAPGSSDLTSVSVLAKELEAKPEVALVDYGREEFQRLQALLNLLHYAGIIGALLIACATIFIVANTVRLTAYARREEIGILGLVGATTWFIRIPFVIEGAIWGAAGGLLAAIIMWLLDRLVAPTISNIIADVLGGLQIRLFAPEVALAAIVGGIILAAIASGIAVRRFLDTELR
- a CDS encoding peptidoglycan DD-metalloendopeptidase family protein, translating into MIAYLLASSLLAISAGSVLAELEQFDRRLVNTELQIQELESQRATLVVDIAGLSAEQATAKIREQEAFTNYRMRVRALARMPVGARVILLGNSSSLPDYLETSQILRWVATHDRKLHKKYLTQSLQLKMLKREIVSREQKLQNTIDNIRKQRTQLARKRQERANFLRSLLANRDSINGAAATKRQAHNNMSLLLSKLHPIGQLNEVFAKNKGKLPWPTAGKIGAGFGDTIEPLYGTKISHSGLDFLAANGTPVASVAAGNVVFAGWLNGYGQLIIIDHGNDYHTLYAHLSLIKVMVDDTVAQGAMIGAVGDTGSLTGTHLYFELRHQGIAQDPQTWLRR